Within Sulfolobales archaeon, the genomic segment TCCCATTTAGCGAAGTCCTTCGCAGGATCTATTCCTATGAGCTTTAACAAGAGCAAGGCTTCAACCTCAGTACCGCTGCCTGGGGCACCTGTTGATACCCTCTTACCCTTGAGATCATATACTGTTTTGATCCCCTTATCAACTGTGGTTACAATATGGAGATGGTTTGGATACATAGCCCATAGAATCGATATTGGTGCTGTGGCATTTCTGAATCTCTCATGCTGACCTGTATATGCTAGGTAGGCCGAGTCCGGTAGCACAGTAGCACAGTATATAATACCTTTGCTAAGATCTGTCCTATCTCTTATCAATATAAGGTTATCTATAGAGGCGGCTGTCTGTACACTTGTTGCTGTTATATCTGTGTAGTTAGATATAATCCCAGCCATTGTCGCCCCATAGTAATAGTATACACCTCCAACACCTCCTGTGGCTATTATAATGTTATATTTAATGCTAGGGGTTATAGTGGGAGAAGTAATTGTTGCAGTAGCCAGAGGCGCGGTTGTAGGTGTTGTTGCAGCTTTGGTAGGTGTGGGGGTTGCTAATGGCTGTCTTGTAAACTGTATCCATGCTACAAGCCCTGCTGCTATGGCTATGATAATTACAGCTATAACTATGTATAGCCCAGCTCTGGAGAGACCCTTCAAAGAATCACCAGGAATTTATTACTATGGAAATATTTAATTATAATTTTAGATATGTTCTAATAGAGGTGCTCAGACTATGATGATCATTGATAGGGAGGAGGTAGACTCTATAGTTGATCCAGGAGAGCTTGTAAAGGATATAAAGGAGACATATCTATCCAGCTACATAGCATTTGAAAGGGTTTCAAGCATGGTTAACGATTCATGGATAGGTGTTATGAGGGGCTATCTAAAGAGCCTTGGATTCCTAGTCAAGGTTGTCGGGGTATATCCAAGAGCCTCACCGAGAGTCAAGGGTGTCGTAATCGTTATAGATGTGGAGAGTGGCGATATAAGGGCTATAATAGATGGCTATAGCTTAACAGGCTGGAGAACAGCATGCGCCTCAGCCATAGCCCACGAGATCATGGGTGGTAGGGGTATAGATACGCTTGGAATCATAGGTGCTGGGACACAGGCTCGTTACCACCTAGCGGTATTCACAAGACTCTTTAGAATCGAGAGGATATTGATCTCCGCTAGAACTCCTGATAAAGCATATAGCTTATCAAGGGAATATGGAGCTGAGATATCAGGGCTCGAGGATCTCAATAGAAGGGCAACAACTATTATTGCTGCTACCAACTCGACAGAACCGGTAGTGAAAGGAGATCTCTTGGCTGAAGGCTCTATAGTGATCTCGGTGGGGGCTCCCAAGCCTGTTAGGGAGCTCGATAAAAGGGTTTCTGAGAGGGCTGGATGCGCCCTTGTAGATACTAAAAAGGGTGTTCTAGAGGAGAGTGAGGATGTAGAGGGGATAGAGCTTGTCGAGCTTGGCGAGGCTCTCAGGGGTAGGGAGTGTAGGTTTAGAGAGATAAAGCTCTATAAATCTGTTGGCACATCTGTTCTCGACCTGGCCGGTGCATACCACATTATTAAGAGGAAGAAGCTGCTTTAACAGCCTCCATTGCAGCTTCATTATCATCTGTGAAGTATCTGATCCCATTCTCTATTAGTATCTTTCTACCCTCCTCTTCCCTTGTGCCCACAAGCCTTACAAAGATCTTCTTATTAGATCCTGTCTCGCGTATAGCATCCACAATCCCCATGGCAACCTCATCACATCTAGTTATGCCGCCGTATATGTTTATAAATATACTCTTTATATCGGGTCTTTTTAGAAGTATTGTTAGGGCAGCCTTAACCCTCTCTCTACTAGCTCCACCTCCTATGTCGAGGAAGCTTGCGGGTCTTCCCCCATATAGCTTAACAAGATCCATAGAGGCCATTGTAAGCCCAGCACCATTTCCCATTATCCCGACATCGCCCTCTAGCTTTACATAGCTAAAGCCATGTTTCCTCGCTATAACCTCGTCCTCATCCATATCCCTGGGATCCTTCTCAAGGAGAGATGCTAGGTCTTGATGTCTATAGAGGGCGTTATCATCAATCGTTATCTTGG encodes:
- a CDS encoding ornithine cyclodeaminase family protein translates to MMIIDREEVDSIVDPGELVKDIKETYLSSYIAFERVSSMVNDSWIGVMRGYLKSLGFLVKVVGVYPRASPRVKGVVIVIDVESGDIRAIIDGYSLTGWRTACASAIAHEIMGGRGIDTLGIIGAGTQARYHLAVFTRLFRIERILISARTPDKAYSLSREYGAEISGLEDLNRRATTIIAATNSTEPVVKGDLLAEGSIVISVGAPKPVRELDKRVSERAGCALVDTKKGVLEESEDVEGIELVELGEALRGRECRFREIKLYKSVGTSVLDLAGAYHIIKRKKLL
- a CDS encoding TAXI family TRAP transporter solute-binding subunit — protein: MKGLSRAGLYIVIAVIIIAIAAGLVAWIQFTRQPLATPTPTKAATTPTTAPLATATITSPTITPSIKYNIIIATGGVGGVYYYYGATMAGIISNYTDITATSVQTAASIDNLILIRDRTDLSKGIIYCATVLPDSAYLAYTGQHERFRNATAPISILWAMYPNHLHIVTTVDKGIKTVYDLKGKRVSTGAPGSGTEVEALLLLKLIGIDPAKDFAKWERLGAEESARALQDGSIDAYFWSGGLPTGSIVELSRALSQRGSKLYLVPIPDDVIKQFSQTYPGIAVPGVIKKDVYGTDNDTQTLAFWNMFVCHKDLPADVAYKITKAVFEHLDILQKAVAAARDTTPQNAIKYVGGAIPYNEGALRYFREIGVLK